The window CAGCTCTCTCTACTGGCACTTCGGCAGCAAGGACGGGATCTACGTCGCGGTGCTGGAGCGGGCCAGGACCACCCTGCTGGCGGCCCTGCCCCCGGCCGAGGTGCCGGGCGCCGACGTCGACGAGCGCCTGGAGGCCTTTCTCGCCGAGGTGGGGGACGCGTTCCAGCGTCATCAGCATGGTGTGCGGCTGCTGCTGGGGCTCGGGATGGTGCAGCAGGACGCCAGTGCGGCGGCCGTGGCCGAGGTGCGGCACTACCGGGACGCGCTGGTGGTCTGGGCCCGGGACGCGCTGAGCGCCGTCTTCGGACTGGGCGATCGCCCCGAGGTCGCGGACGAGCTGGCGCGCTTCACGCTGAGGATGGCGAGTGGAACGGCCGTGGCCCGCTGGTTCGATGCGGGTGCCGCCTTGGAGATCGGGCCGTTGTGTGTGGCGTTGCGGGCACTGGCGGCCCATCACGGTGTGGCGGTGGAGGGTGGCTGCCCCCACTGAGTTGAGGCGGGCTGCGGCCAGAACGCGCAATGGTGATCGGCCGCGAACCCGGTGGTGGGGCCGACCCGGTCGGGTGCCAGTACCTGGATGCGGTCTGCGTCGGGCGTGTAGCGCGGCCAGGAGGGCGTTCCGGGCCCGTTGGGGTCGCCGCTCGCGGCGAACCGGGCCCAGTAGGCGGTCATCGTCGCGGACAGGCGGCGCTGTGCCGGTGTCAGGGGCCGCACCGCGTCCATGGGGAAGAGATAGGCCAGTTCGGAGGCGTGGAAGGCGCCCTGCGGTGTGTGCGGTGCCGGGATGAACGGTGGCGCCTGGGGGTCGGCGAACTCGTAGGCGTAGACGGGCGCCCGAGTGCCGTACAACCGGCTGTCGGACCGCGCCGGGCAGGCGAACCGCTGATCGGTGCCGACGGCGGAGTACGCCAGGTTGGGAGAGGCATACGCCGACGCCGGGTACGCGTCGAGGACCGCGGCCGCGCGCTCACCGTACTGGAGCCGGATCAGCGCGGCGTACGACGCGGGAGTCAACGGGCCGCCGCCGAGCAGATCCACGTACAAAGCGGTGAAGTAGCGGTACTCGTCATGGGTGTTGCCGCTCAGCGTCGGCACCGCGTTCACGCGTCCTTCGGCCCACGCCTCCTGCGGAGCGTACGGCAGGACGCGCGGCCCGGTGTTCGGACCCCACAGGGACGCCGCCCCGGTCCCGGCGGTGCGGATCAGCTCGGCGACCGGCACGGCACGCAGACACTCCGCCGCGGTTGTCGGGTCGGGGCAGCCCGCGGAGGCCGCGAAGCCGCTGCCCTTCCGCTCGGCCGCGTCGAGCGTGAGCGCAGTGACCGCGCCGGGCGAGGCGCAGCTTCCGCTCTGCTGGATCGCCCGCTGGAACAGCCCCTTCGCGGTCGGCGAGACGATGTGGGCGCAGGTGTCCGCCGATCCGGCGGACTGGCCCCCGAGCGTCACCCGGTTCCGGTCGCCCCCGAAGGCACCGATATTGCGCTGCACCCAGCGCAGCGCGGCCTGTTGGTCCATCAGGCCGTAGTCCCCGGAGGCGCGGTCCCCGCTCTCGGCCGACAGGGCCGGATGGGCCAGGAACCCCAGTGCTCCGAGACGGTAGTTGACGGTCACCACGACCATGCCCCGCGGGGCCAGCGCCGAGCCGTCGTAGTCACTGCCCGCGCCGTAGGCGTTGCCGCCGCCGTGCAGCCAGACCAGCACCGGCAGGGGCCGGCCGGTGGTGTGGGCGGGGGCCCACACATTCAGATACAGGCAGTCCTCGGCGGTGCTGCCGGTGCGGTTGGACTCACCGGGCAGGACGGGGCCGCCGTCGGGCAGCAGCCTTAACGGCAGTTGGGGACACGGGTGGGCCGCTGCGGTGGCATCCCGTACGCCCTGCCATTGCGCGACGGGTCGCGGCGTACGCCAGCGCAGCTCACCGGTCGGCGGGGCGGCGAACGGGATCCCCTGGAACACCCGCCCGCCGTCGCGGCCGGCCGCGCCACGCACCCAGCCATGGTCGGTGCGCACGACCACGGAGTCGTGGCCGGCGTCGGCGCGGGCCGTGGGCAGGGGAGTGGTGAGGGGCAGCAGCAGGGCCGCGACAGCGGCCATGGCGCGGGCAAGGGTGTGCCGCAGACTCGGAGAGCTCATCTCATCCTCATCGGTCCTGATGCCGGTGCGGGGCGGAGGTCAGGGCGTGTGCTCGTAGGCGCCGATGTCACAGGCGGCGCCCTGGGGGCGGGCCATGCCGCGCTGATCGGTGACGGGGCAGTCGTCGGCCGCGTCGAGGGCGGGGCTGCCCGGCAGCAGCGCCGCCGTGTCCGTCGGGCCGCCGTTGTCCGCGAGCGGCCCGAGCAGCGGGTCACGGCTGGGCAGATCGCCTGCGGCGGTGAGGTGACAGCTTCCGCCGGCGTCGATGTTGTTGCCCAGCGAGACGATGGTGGCGAAGGCCTTCTCGCAGTCGGCGCTCGCGCCGTCGACGGTGTTGCCCGCGACGACGGAGTTGCGCAGGGTCATGCGTCCCAGGGGCAGATCGACGATGTCGGGGAGGGGCGCGGGCAGGCTGTCGAGGTAGGCCGGGGCGATGTTGATGCCGCCCCCGCCGTCGCTGGAACGGTTCCCCGTGATGGTCGAGTTGAGGATCCGTACGGTTCCCAGGCCGCGGATGTCGATGCCTCCGCCGTAGCCGCCGAGGCTGCCGGGACGGCCACCGGGATCCGTCACCCGGTTATCGGCGAT of the Streptomyces sp. NBC_00287 genome contains:
- a CDS encoding TetR/AcrR family transcriptional regulator; this encodes MTEAPAQGRGARSRDAILDTAGDLMARHGYAATSISMISAACGLPVSSLYWHFGSKDGIYVAVLERARTTLLAALPPAEVPGADVDERLEAFLAEVGDAFQRHQHGVRLLLGLGMVQQDASAAAVAEVRHYRDALVVWARDALSAVFGLGDRPEVADELARFTLRMASGTAVARWFDAGAALEIGPLCVALRALAAHHGVAVEGGCPH
- a CDS encoding carboxylesterase/lipase family protein, with product MSSPSLRHTLARAMAAVAALLLPLTTPLPTARADAGHDSVVVRTDHGWVRGAAGRDGGRVFQGIPFAAPPTGELRWRTPRPVAQWQGVRDATAAAHPCPQLPLRLLPDGGPVLPGESNRTGSTAEDCLYLNVWAPAHTTGRPLPVLVWLHGGGNAYGAGSDYDGSALAPRGMVVVTVNYRLGALGFLAHPALSAESGDRASGDYGLMDQQAALRWVQRNIGAFGGDRNRVTLGGQSAGSADTCAHIVSPTAKGLFQRAIQQSGSCASPGAVTALTLDAAERKGSGFAASAGCPDPTTAAECLRAVPVAELIRTAGTGAASLWGPNTGPRVLPYAPQEAWAEGRVNAVPTLSGNTHDEYRYFTALYVDLLGGGPLTPASYAALIRLQYGERAAAVLDAYPASAYASPNLAYSAVGTDQRFACPARSDSRLYGTRAPVYAYEFADPQAPPFIPAPHTPQGAFHASELAYLFPMDAVRPLTPAQRRLSATMTAYWARFAASGDPNGPGTPSWPRYTPDADRIQVLAPDRVGPTTGFAADHHCAFWPQPASTQWGQPPSTATP